A genomic segment from Amia ocellicauda isolate fAmiCal2 chromosome 13, fAmiCal2.hap1, whole genome shotgun sequence encodes:
- the ncbp1 gene encoding nuclear cap-binding protein subunit 1, with protein sequence MSRRRHSDENDGGQPHKRRRTSEPIEIEDRLESLICRVGEKSTSSLESNLEGLAGVLEADLPNYKSKILRILCAVARLLPEKLTVYTTLVGLLNARNYNFGGEFVEAMVRQLKETLKSNLYNEALYLVRFLCDLVNCHVIAAPSMVAMFENFISVIQEEDVPQVRCDWYVYAVLSSLPWVGKELYEKKDVEMDRLLNQIDGYLKRRQKIHVPMLQVWTAEKPHPQEEQLDCLWAQIQKLKKDRWQERHILRPYIAFDSVLCEALQHNLPPFTPPPHTEDAVYPMPKVIFRMFDYTDAPEGPVMPGSHSVERFVIEENLHCIIKSHWRERKTCAAQLLSYPGKNKIPLNYHIVEVIFGELFQLPAPPHIDVMYTTLLIELCKLQPGSLPQVLAQATEMMYMRLDTMNTTCIDRLINWFSHHLSNFQFRWSWDDWSDCLAQDLEKPKPKFVKEVLEKCMRLSYHQRIVDLVPPTFSALIPADPIFIYKYMDDTGNSLPGYPVAMTISNAIKNRTTNEEILTILKDVPNPNQEEDDDEGESFNPLKIDVFLQTLLHLAAKSFSHSFSALAKFHEVLKCLTDCDEGKLHILRVVYDVWRNHPQMIAVLVDKMIRTQIVDCAAVANWIFSPDMAHDFTRFYVWEILHSTIRKMNKHVQKIQKELEEAKEKLEKQHRKKDSGDEDDFEKNSDEEDGQLEEQIERLQEKVESAQSEQKNLFLVIFQRFIMILTEHLVRCETASVDFNTPWYKNCIERLQLIFLMHHVTIQQYVGTLENLLFTAELDPHILAVYQQFCALQQ encoded by the exons GGCACGACTGCTGCCAGAGAAGCTGACGGTTTACACAACGCTAGTGGGGCTGCTCAACGCTAGGAACTATAACTTCGGCGGGGAGTTTGTGGAAGCTATGGTTCGACAGCTCAAAGAGACTTTGAAATCAAACTTATACAATGAAGCTTTGTATCTG GTTCGTTTCTTGTGTGATCTGGTGAATTGCCATGTGATCGCCGCTCCTTCCATGGTGGCCATGTTTGAAAATTTCATTAGTGTGATACAAGAGGAAGACGTGCCTCAG GTGCGTTGTGATTGGTATGTGTACGCAGTGCTCTCCTCTTTGCCCTGGGTGGGTAAAGAGCTCTATGAGAAAAAGGACGTAGAGATGGATCGTCTGCTCAACCAGATCGACGGCTATCTGAA GAGACGGCAGAAGATCCATGTGCCGATGCTGCAGGTCTGGACAGCAGAGAAACCACACCCCCAGGAAGAG CAACTGGACTGCCTGTGGGCTCAGATCCAGAAGCTGAAGAAGGACCGCTGGCAGGAGCGCCACATCCTGCGTCCGTACATCGCCTTCGACAGCGTGCTATGTGAGGCCCTGCAGCACAATCTGCCACCCTTCACCCCCCCGCCCCACACAGAGGACGCGGTCTACCCCATGCCTAAGGTCATCTTCCGCATGTTTGACTACACAGACGCCCCTGAG GGCCCTGTCATGCCTGGCAGTCACTCAGTGGAGAGGTTCGTTATTGAGGAGAATCTGCATTGCATTATCAAGTCCcactggagggagaggaaaaCCTG TGCTGCTCAGCTTCTTAGCTACCCAGGAAAGAACAAGATCCCTCTGAATTATCATATTGTGGAG GTGATTTTTGGGGAGCTCTTCCAGCTGCCAGCACCCCCCCACATTGATGTCATGTACACCACTCTGCTGATTGAGCTGTGCAAGCTGCAGCCAGGCTCTCTGCCACAAGTG CTTGCCCAAGCCACAGAGATGATGTACATGCGCCTGGACACCATGAACACCACATGTATAGACCG ACTTATCAACTGGTTTTCTCATCATTTGAGCAACTTTCAGTTTAGATGGAGCTGGGATGACTG GTCTGACTGCTTGGCTCAGGATCTTGAAAAGCCTAAGCCCAAATTTGTGAAAGAAGTGCTTGAAAAATGTATGAG GCTGTCTTATCACCAGCGGATAGTGGACCTCGTTCCTCCTACTTTCTCTGCGTTGATCCCTGCAGACCCAATTttcatttacaaatatatgGATGATACTGGCA ATTCCCTGCCAGGCTACCCTGTTGCTATGACCATCAGTAATGCCATCAAAAACCGCACCACCAATGAAGAGATACTGACCATCCTGAAAGATGTGCCCAACCCCAATCAGGAGGAAGATGATG ATGAAGGAGAGAGCTTCAACCCCCTGAAGATCGATGTGTTTCTACAAACTCTGCTTCACTTGGCTGCCAAGTCCTTCAGCCACTCCTTCAGTGCTTTAGCCAA GTTCCACGAGGTGCTGAAGTGCTTGACGGACTGTGATGAGGGGAAGCTGCATATCCTCCGAGTGGTGTACGATGTGTGGAGGAACCACCCCCAG ATGATCGCAGTGCTGGTGGACAAGATGATCCGTACCCAGATTGTGGATTGTGCTGCTGTGGCAAACTGGATCTTCTCTCCTGACATGGCTCACGACTTCACCAG GTTCTACGTCTGGGAAATCTTGCATTCCACCATTCGTAAAATGAACAAACATGTGCAGAAGATCCAGAAGGAGTTGGAGGAGGCCAAGGAGAAGCTGGAGAAGCAGCACAGAAAG AAGGACAGTGGCGACGAGGATGATTTTGAGAAGAACAGCGACGAGGAGGACGGGCAGCTAGAGGAGCAGATTGAGCGGCtgcaggagaaggtggagtCGGCACAGAGCGAGCAGAAGAACCTGTTTCTGGTCATCTTTCAG cGCTTCATCATGATTCTGACTGAGCACCTGGTGCGCTGCGAAACGGCCAGTGTGGACTTCAACACTCCCTGGTACAAGAACTGCATTGAGAGGCTGCAGCTGATCTTCCTCATG CACCATGTGACGATCCAGCAGTACGTGGGGACCCTGGAGAACCTGCTGTTCACGGCCGAGCTGGACCCCCACATCCTGGCTGTGTACCAGCAGTTCTGTGCCCTGCAGCAGTAA